From Ascochyta rabiei chromosome 12, complete sequence, the proteins below share one genomic window:
- a CDS encoding DUF1279 super: MKTRVARIRPGQLLFGASQAARSPVSRAFAPFARSLFSSTQPSARTRARRETLQHSALLYFRFQRSALARRFRSLRFNSNSNSHSHGNSKSNSHSNSKSNSHSNSKSNSHSNSNSNSHSNSNSNKPNASHHDPTPHLGSPEPAQSLSQKLKALSKEYGWAALGVYLALSALDFPVCFLAVRLLGTDRIGHYEEVVKDAFWNLVRVVFPTAGTTSAEKHASEDTAEATLREGSLDAGEVAAVKARNGGDASIWTQLGLAYLVHKSLIFFRVPLTAAVLPKVVKTLRKWGYNIGKKKPKTD; encoded by the exons ATGAAGACGCGAGTCGCACGCATTCGACCAGGGCAGCTCCTGTTTGGGGCATCTCAGGCAGCAAGGAGCCCTGTGTCGCGCGCGTTTGCGCCATTCGCCAGGAGCTTGTTCTCCTCCACTCAGCCCTCTGCCCGGACCCGAGCACGACGAGAGACGTTGCAGCACAGTGCGTTGCTGTACTTTCGATTCCAGCGATCCGCCCTCGCACGCCGCTTCCGCTCCCTCCGCttcaacagcaacagcaacagccacagccacggCAACAGCAAAAGCAACAGCCACAGCAACAGCAAAAGCAACAGCCACAGCAACAGCAAAAGCAACAGccacagcaacagcaacagcaacagccacagcaacagcaacagcaacaagcCGAATGCATCACATCATGATCCAACGCCACACTTGGGCAGCCCCGAGCCGGCGCAGTCGCTGTCGCAGAAACTCAAGGCTCTCTCGAAAGAGTATGGCTGGGCGGCTCTGGGTGTATATCTGGCACTATCCGCCCTCGACTTCCCCGTCTGCTTCCTTGCCGTGCGACTCCTCGGCACAGACAGGATAGGCCATTATGAGGAGGTCGTCAAAGATGCCTTCTGGAATCTCGTACGAGTCGTCTTCCCGACTGCAGGAACCACTTCGGCAGAGAAGCATGCATCCGAGGACACGGCTGAGGCGACCTTGAGGGAGGGCAGTCTGGATGCTGGCGAAGTAGCGGCCGTCAAAGCGCGAAACGGCGGTGACGCGT CCATCTGGACCCAGCTTGGTTTGGCTTACCTCGTCCACAAGTCTTTGATCTTCTTTCGCGTTCCACTTACCGCTGCCGTCCTGCCCAAGGTCGTAAAGACGCTTAGGAAGTGGGGCTACAACATTGGGAAGAAGAAGCCAAAGACGGACTAA
- a CDS encoding SNAP receptor, giving the protein MIRAAAKLDRHRHRHRHRHRHRHSRHQHATADSIAVACADRTPLLLHSPARMSFQRSSALESQPTHWRREDDPQYADDPEFRDFASKLSDDLFALTRNVARLSTEISKLGTKHETARVRERVKTTTEETAEKFKEIGEGVKKISQWHDVGPSQRFTQSKLSREFKASLTEFQQLQKQSLDKERASASAARAALDDQASPSAERAEFGQQQEQEQLRLANQDEVDFQESLIIERESEIRNIEQSVGELNELFRDVAHMVHEQGAQLDIIEENVEVTHDASRGAHVNLKQASNYQKSARSKACILLLILAIVLVIIILAVVLD; this is encoded by the exons ATGATCCGCGCTGCCGCCAAGCTGGACCGCCACAggcaccgccaccgccaccgccacagGCACCGCCACAGCCGCCATCAACACGCAACCGCCGACTCCATCGCTGTCGCCTGCGCAGACCGAACCCCGCTCCTGCTGCACTCACCCGCCCGCATGTCTTTCCAGCGCAGCTCTGCTCTCGAGAGCCAGCCGACGCACTGGCGGCGCGAGGATGACCCGCAGTACGCCGACGATCCAGAGTTCCGCGACTTCGCCAGCAAGCTCTCCGATGATCTGTTCGCCCTGACCCGCAACGTCGCCCGCCTCTCCACCGAGATCTCCAAGCTGGGCACCAAGCACGAGACCGCACGGGTGCGGGAACGAGTCAAGACCACGACCGAAGAGACGGCCGAGAAGTTCAAGGAGATCGGAGAGGGCGTCAAGAAGATCAGCCAGTGGCATGACGTCGGC CCGTCGCAGAGGTTCACGCAGTCGAAGCTCAGCCGCGAGTTCAAGGCCTCGCTCACCGAGTTCCAGCAGCTGCAGAAGCAGTCTCTCGACAAGGAGCGGGCTTCGGCGTCTGCGGCACGAGCGGCCCTCGACGACCAGGCATCGCCAAGCGCAGAGCGTGCAGAGTTTGGCcagcagcaggagcaggagcagctTCGATTGGCAAACCAGGACGAGGTCGACTTCCAAGAGTCGCTCATCATCGAGCGCGAGTCGGAGATCCGCAACATCGAGCAGTCGGTCGGCGAGCTCAACGAGCTGTTCCGTGATGTCGCCCACATGGTCCACGAGCAGGGCGCCCAGCTGGACATCATCGAGGAGAATGTCGAGGTTACGCACGATGCTTCCAGAGGCGCACACGTCAACCTGAAGCAAGCGAGCAACTACCAGAAGAGCGCGAGGAGTAAGGCCTGCATCCTGTTGCTGATCCTGGCCATCGTTCTGGTCATCATCATCCTGGCTGTAGTCCTGGATTAG
- a CDS encoding Diphosphomevalonate decarboxylase → MSDIYRASTTAPVNIAVIKYWGKRDPKLNLPTNSSLSVTLSQNDLRTHTTASCSASYPAEDSLLLNGKPQDVSGARTQACFRQLRALRKDVEANDSNAPRLADLPLKIVSENNFPTAAGLASSAAGFAALVRAIANLYELPADPTELSRIARQGSGSACRSLFGGYVGWEQGSAADGSDSKAFEVAPASHWPNMRAVILVVSAAKKDVSSTSGMQTTVATSSLFASRASETVPRRMKEMQEAVENKDFETFAKVTMMDSNSFHATCLDTYPPIFYLNDVSRAAIKMVEHINAAAGNIIAAYTFDAGPNAVIYYLEENEKQVAGVFKTLLADKDGWSGERGAKVQGNYEAAEKANTEAEVAVGLLKDGVSRVILTGVGEGPRRTEESLINEKGEPVSVLY, encoded by the coding sequence ATGTCCGACATCTACCGTGCCAGCACCACCGCGCCCGTCAACATCGCCGTCATCAAATACTGGGGCAAGCGCGACCCCAAGCTCAACCTCCCCACAAACTCCTCCCTCAGCGTCACCCTCTCGCAGAACGACCTGCGCACGCACACGACCGCGTCCTGCTCCGCCTCCTACCCCGCCGAGGACTCGCTGCTCCTCAACGGCAAGCCGCAAGATGTGTCGGGCGCCCGAACACAAGCCTGCTTCCGCCAACTCAGGGCGCTGAGGAAGGACGTCGAGGCCAACGACTCGAACGCGCCCAGGCTCGCCGACCTGCCGCTGAAGATTGTGTCCGAGAACAACTTCCCCACCGCGGCCGGGTTGGCTAGCAGTGCCGCTGGCTTCGCGGCTCTGGTGCGCGCAATTGCGAACCTGTACGAGCTGCCTGCAGACCCCACCGAGCTCTCGCGCATCGCTCGTCAGGGCTCTGGCTCCGCGTGCAGGAGTTTGTTCGGGGGATACGTAGGATGGGAGCAGGGCTCTGCCGCAGACGGCTCGGACAGCAAGGCCTTCGAGGTCGCTCCCGCTAGCCACTGGCCGAACATGCGCGCCGTCATCCTGGTCGTCAGCGCGGCGAAGAAGGACGTCTCCAGCACAAGCGGCATGCAGACCACTGTCGCCACCTCCTCGCTGTTCGCCTCGAGGGCGAGCGAGACGGTCCCCAGGCGCATGAAGGAGATGCAGGAGGCTGTCGAGAACAAGGACTTTGAGACGTTTGCCAAGGTCACCATGATGGACAGCAACTCTTTCCACGCCACCTGCCTCGACACCTACCCGCCCATCTTCTACCTCAACGATGTTTCCCGGGCGGCCATCAAGATGGTCGAGCACATCAACGCAGCTGCTGGCAACATCATCGCAGCCTACACCTTCGACGCCGGTCCCAATGCCGTCATCTACTACCTCGAGGAGAACGAGAAGCAGGTGGCTGGCGTCTTCAAGACCCTCCTGGCCGACAAGGATGGCTGGAGCGGTGAGCGTGGCGCCAAGGTGCAGGGCAACTACGAGGCCGCCGAGAAGGCCAACACCGAGGCCGAGGTCGCTGTCGGTCTGCTCAAGGACGGTGTCAGCAGAGTCATCCTGACTGGCGTTGGGGAGGGCCCGCGAAGGACTGAGGAGAGTCTGATCAACGAAAAGGGCGAGCCAGTCTCAGTTCTGTATTAA
- a CDS encoding Holocytochrome-c synthase, with the protein MPNKVQAQLFWPTISSSAFATCLAQTSVQTLPRFAATMSSQHDEAAAAGCPVDHKAREAWLQQARAAGNVQPNPHTQPNPHTSAPPPPPPSQAQAQAQAQAQAQAQPQSQAATSAAASPVQQSCDSSTLDQSTASPAPTAAHLLSHLRLGTDREISTIPRAQPTAPTARPANSEADTGADKATGNWIYPSERMFFDAMRRKSFDPQTSDMKTIVPIHNAVNERAWHEIKAWEAGRGSDACGGPKLESFSGLSTSLTPRARWNALLGYQPPFDRHDWVVDRCGTKVDYVIDFYAGKTSPGQQAGQGLNFYLDVRPKLNSWEAVKTRVSRFWGF; encoded by the coding sequence ATGCCGAACAAAGTCCAAGCTCAACTCTTCTGGCCGACCATCTCGTCATCCGCTTTTGCGACTTGCCTTGCTCAGACTTCAGTTCAGACACTCCCGCGATTCGCCGCCACCATGTCCTCGCAACACGACGAAGCAGCCGCCGCCGGGTGTCCCGTCGACCACAAAGCCCGCGAAGCCTGGCTCCAGCAAGCCCGCGCCGCCGGCAACGTCCAACCCAACCCTCACACCCAACCCAACCCTCACACATctgcgccgccgccgccgccgccgtcgcaagcacaagcacaagcacaagcacaagcacaagcacaagcacagcCACAATCACAAGCAGCCACATCAGCAGCCGCCTCGCCGGTGCAGCAATCCTGCGACTCGTCGACGCTGGACCAATCCACCGCCTCGCCCGCACCCACGGCCGCCCACCTGCTCTCCCACCTGCGCCTTGGCACCGATCGCGAAATCAGCACCATCCCGCGCGCCCAACCCACGGCGCCGACCGCGCGCCCAGCCAACAGCGAAGCAGACACGGGCGCGGACAAAGCCACGGGGAACTGGATCTACCCGAGCGAGCGCATGTTCTTCGACGCCATGCGCCGCAAGTCCTTCGACCCGCAAACCTCGGACATGAAGACCATAGTGCCGATCCACAACGCCGTCAACGAGCGCGCCTGGCACGAGATCAAAGCCTGGGAAGCAGGCCGCGGGAGCGACGCCTGCGGGGGTCCCAAGCTCGAGAGCTTCTCCGGCCTGAGCACCAGCCTGACGCCGCGCGCTCGGTGGAACGCGCTGCTGGGCTACCAGCCGCCGTTTGACCGCCATGATTGGGTGGTCGACCGCTGCGGGACCAAGGTCGACTATGTCATTGATTTCTACGCCGGCAAGACGAGCCCGGGACAGCAGGCCGGCCAGGGCCTGAATTTCTACCTCGATGTGAGGCCCAAGCTGAATAGCTGGGAGGCCGTCAAGACGCGTGTGTCGAGGTTCTGGGGCTTCTAA
- a CDS encoding Chaperone protein dnaJ: MSERTHHDGSAGRAYTVEQKAAVLRIRKCAPTAYYEILGLEEVRKTCTDGEIKKAYRKLSLLTHPDKNGYAGADEAFKLVSKAFQVLSDPDKKNKFDQFGGDPDARFNPAAAGAGGGGSPFSGFAGQRGGGFQEEMTPEELFRQFFGGGFGAPFGGFDTGPGFVFNLGGGPGVRVHQFGGGRPRRRPGTAQPPGQEATPGMGNMLGNLLPLLFLFVLPLLSSLFSGGSSSSGPSFAFTPQRDYTCLHKSQGAFGVNYYVAPAVCSEYGGNPRDKRWKALDKQVEASYVHTLDVRCSNEQYTQSKKMQDAQGWFFVDEEAMAQARSMPMPNCDLLAKHGLRRRY; encoded by the exons ATGTCCGAACGCACACATCACGACGGCTCTGCGGGTCGCGCGTACACGGTCGAGCAGAAAGCAGCGGTGCTGCGCATAAGAAAATGCGCGCCCACGGCGTACTACGAGATCCTCGGCCTCGAAGAGGTCAGGAAGACGTGCACAGACGGCGAAATCAAGAAGGCGTACAGAAAGCTGTCGCTGCTCACACATCCGGACAAAAACGGATACGCCGGCGCAGACGAGGCGTTCAAGCTCGTCTCCAAGGCCTTCCAGGTGCTCAGCGATCCGGACAAGAAGAACAAATTCGACCAGTTCGGCGGAGACCCAGACGCGCGCTTCAACCCGGCAGCCGCGGGCGCCGGAGGCGGAGGGTCGCCGTTCAGTGGATTCGCGGGGCAGCGGGGAGGCGGATTCCAGGAGGAGATGACGCCCGAGGAACTGTTCCGGCAGTTCTTTGGCGGGGGATTCGGCGCGCCGTTCG GCGGCTTCGACACAGGGCCAGGCTTCGTCTTCAACCTCGGCGGCGGACCCGGCGTGCGCGTACATCAGTTTGGCGGCGGACGGCCGAGGAGAAGACCGGGGACGGCGCAGCCGCCGGGCCAGGAAGCGACGCCGGGGATGGGCAACATGCTGGGCAacctgctgccgctgctctTCCTGTTcgtgctgccgctgctgtcGAGCCTCTTCTCCGGCGGCTCGTCGAGCTCCGGCCCGAGCTTTGCCTTCACCCCGCAGCGAGACTACACGTGTCTGCACAAGTCGCAGGGCGCCTTCGGCGTCAACTACTACGTCGCGCCCGCCGTATGCAGCGAGTACGGCGGCAACCCCCGAGACAAGCGGTGGAAGGCGCTGGACAAGCAGGTCGAGGCCTCGTACGTGCACACGCTCGACGTGCGGTGCAGCAACGAGCAGTACACACAGAGCAAGAAGATGCAGGACGCGCAAGGCTGGTTCTTCGTCGACGAAGAGGCCATGGCACAGGCCCGCAGCATGCCCATGCCCAACTGCGACCTGCTGGCCAAGCACGGACTGCGCCGGCGGTACTGA
- a CDS encoding RING-type E3 ubiquitin transferase has product MADHEMTDPSPQEQDTAMSDADKIRAKRLAKLGGPPTSRPSCTAPEASGSAPASGTSSPKPATTQPPRTSDLGSQSDGKIEQEPASRINIKPAVSASTPAPPPPAPKTQDVSIEAWTDRTISGIFRITLEEGRTQDPHGHKVYFALSSKQDLEDEGRPLRFTTDMLDSVVLEAASSHMHGNALEYLLGCWKRVAKQTKSIANKNDPNYEIVRELRRICFNYAIFAATMPDMFGEEAPLENALTDRLLLGPEDDRGICFDFLQEACTRAEDDDTAKEALVAAVEDLSRRLARTSMNSDYKPYMLALRSLIRFPPLVTALVRSDTFLPADIEAQSIETKTLLGPFFRLSPMQGEVAVNYFSGAAGGDKGLIANAQRALRMTLQTHQDELFDIANTFIKNKDSRESMLNWFALTVNKNHKRRALQVDAKTVSTDGFMVNVTVVLDRLCEPFMDATFAKIDKIDIGYLRRAPRIDIKDETKINADEKTSDEFYSNKLDGTSNFISEVFFLTVAAHHYGTEAANAKLSSLQKDVKWLKKELEKFETERHKYASNPIQLKLFDNHVKKIKDQIERGTCTSYAIIGVLGDEVMQSRSMQLMRYVIVWLLRIVSGTDFPRQELQLPLPNEQSLAFRCLPEYFVEDIVGNFKFITRMMPHIITSTQCEELVKICIVFLRSSEYIKNPYLKSGLVTILCHGVWEIQGRSKGVLGDTLFGNKFAMKHLLHALMQFYNECESTGAHTQFYDKFNIRYEIFQVIKCIWPNPVYRDNLATEARVNLEFFVQFVNLLLNDVTFVLDESFTAFTQIHDTSKELKSDPNMDQAVRQEKEEKLTAAQSKAKSYMQLTNETVAMLKLFTEALADSFTKKEVVVRLAHMLDYNLEALVGPKKSSLKVENPEEYGWNPRQMLAELTDVYLNLRNRQSFIDAVATDGRSYRPEYWIEAHKIMSRFYLKDDQQLQQWEAMAREISASKEAADMDEADLGEYPDEYTDPILATLMEDPVILPTSKNTVDRSTIQSHLLSDPHDPFNRSPLKIEDVIPNDALRKEILTWKAELLAKKRAERTAASAAAAAAEPMETS; this is encoded by the exons ATGGCCGATCACGAAATGACAGACCCTTCGCCGCAGGAGCAAGACACCGCCATGTCTGACGCCGACAAG ATTCGAGCCAAGCGCCTGGCCAAACTTGGAGGCCCACCCACCTCACGACCATCCTGCACAGCACCTGAAGCCTCAGGCTCAGCTCCAGCGTCTGGCACCTCGTCACCGAAGCCTGCAACCACCCAGCCTCCACGGACGTCTGATTTGGGCTCGCAGTCAGATGGCAAGATAGAGCAGGAGCCAGCGTCGCGCATCAACATCAAGCCAGCTGTCAGCGCGAGCACTCCCGCCCCGCCGCCACCTGCGCCGAAGACACAAGATGTCAGCATCGAAGCGTGGACAGACCGCACAATCAGTGGCATCTTCAGGATAACCCTAGAAGAAGGGCGGACACAAGATCCACACGGCCACAAGGTCTACTTTGCATTGAGTTCAAAGCAAGATCTTGAAGACGAAGGCCGGCCGCTCCGGTTCACTACCGATATGCTGGACTCGGTTGTGTTGGAAGCTGCATCGAGCCATATGCACGGAAATGCGCTGGAATATCTCCTTGGGTGCTGGAAGCGAGTGGCAAAGCAGACCAAGAGCATTGCCAACAAGAACGATCCAAATTACGAGATTGTGCGAGAGCTTCGGCGGATATGCTTCAACTACGCCATCTTCGCCGCCACCATGCCTGACATGTTTGGTGAAGAAGCGCCCTTGGAGAACGCGCTGACCGACCGCCTGCTGCTCGGACCTGAAGACGATCGCGGCATCTGCTTCGACTTCCTCCAAGAAGCCTGCACCCGTGCTGAGGACGACGACACTGCTAAAGAGGCGCTGGTGGCTGCTGTGGAAGACTTGAGCCGGCGATTGGCGAGAACATCCATGAACAGCGACTACAAGCCTTACATGCTGGCACTTCGTAGCCTCATCCGCTTCCCGCCACTCGTCACTGCTCTGGTGCGATCAGACACGTTCTTACCTGCTGATATTGAGGCACAGTCCATTGAGACAAAAACTCTCCTTGGGCCTTTCTTTCGACTGTCCCCCATGCAGGGCGAGGTCGCGGTGAACTATTTCTCTGGTGCAGCAGGCGGAGACAAGGGTCTCATTGCTAACGCCCAACGGGCTCTCCGTATGACACTACAAACCCACCAGGACGAACTATTCGACATCGCAAACACGTTCATCAAGAACAAAGACTCGCGAGAGTCTATGCTCAACTGGTTCGCCCTTACTGTGAACAAGAACCACAAGCGACGAGCTTTGCAAGTCGACGCTAAGACTGTATCGACAGATGGCTTCATGGTCAACGTTACCGTTGTCCTGGACCGACTTTGTGAGCCCTTCATGGACGCAACCTTTGCCAAGATTGACAAAATCGACATCGGGTATTTACGACGAGCGCCGCGTATTGACATCAAAGACGAGACCAAGATCAACGCCGACGAGAAGACGTCCGACGAGTTCTACAGTAATAAGCTGGACGGGACCAGCAACTTCATCTCTGAGGTTTTCTTCCTGACTGTGGCCGCCCATCACTACGGTACCGAGGCTGCCAACGCGAAGCTTTCGTCGTTACAAAAGGACGTCAAGTGGCTTAAGAAGGAACTCGAGAAGTTCGAGACGGAACGGCACAAGTATGCGTCGAACCCGATTCAGCTGAAGCTTTTCGATAACCACGTCAAGAAGATCAAAGATCAAATAGAACGAGGTACATGCACTAGCTACGCCATTATAGGCGTACTTGGAGACGAAGTCATGCAGTCCCGGTCCATGCAACTCATGCGATATGTTATCGTCTGGTTGCTACGCATCGTTTCTGGGACCGATTTCCCCAGGCAGGAATTGCAGCTGCCTCTTCCTAACGAACAGTCTCTGGCGTTCCGCTGTCTCCCTGAATACTTTGTTGAAGACATCGTCGGCAACTTCAAGTTCATCACCCGCATGATGCCGCATATCATCACTTCGACTCAGTGCGAAGAGCTTGTAAAGATCTGCATTGTCTTCCTCCGAAGCTCAGAGTACATCAAGAACCCATACTTGAAGTCTGGTCTCGTAACCATCCTCTGCCACGGAGTTTGGGAGATCCAAGGCCGCTCAAAGGGCGTACTTGGTGACACGTTATTCGGAAACAAGTTTGCCATGAAGCACTTGCTGCATGCGCTGATGCAGTTCTACAACGAGTGCGAAAGCACAGGGGCACACACGCAGTTCTATGACAAGTTCAACATAAGATATGAGATCTTCCAGGTAATCAAGTGCATCTGGCCAAACCCAGTCTACCGTGACAACCTTGCCACAGAAGCACG TGTCAACCTTGAGTTCTTCGTGCAGTTTGTCAACTTGCTACTGAACGATGTCACTTTCGTTCTTGACGAGTCGTTTACTGCCTTCACACAGATCCACGATACCTCAAAGGAACTCAAGAGCGACCCGAACATGGACCAGGCTGTGCGtcaggagaaggaggagaagcttACTGCTGCGCAGAGCAAGGCCAAGAGCTACATGCAGCTGACCAACGAGACGGTTGCTATGTTGAAGCTGTTTACCGAAGCGCTCGCCGACTCGTTTACCAAGAAAGAGGTTGTTGTTCGACTTGCGCATATGCTTGACTACAATCTAGAAGCCTTGGTTGGGCCTAAGAAATCGAGCCTGAAGGTTGAAAATCCCGAAGAATACGGATGGAATCCTCGCCAAATGCTGGCTGAGCTGACAGACGTCTACCTCAACCTACGGAATAGGCAGTCATTTATCGATGCTGTTGCCACAGATGGACGCTCCTACCGGCCGGAGTACTGGATAGAAGCGCACAAGATCATGTCCAGGTTCTACCTGAAAGATGACCAGCAGCTTCAACAGTGGGAGGCCATGGCGCGTGAAATCAGCGCTTCAAAGGAAGCTGCCGACATGGACGAGGCCGACCTGGGAGAGTATCCTGACGAGTACACAGATCCTATCCTTGCAACGCTGATGGAAGACCCTGTCATCCTGCCCACCAGCAAGAACACGGTCGACCGGAGTACGATCCAGAGCCATCTGCTGAGTGATCCGCACGACCCTTTCAATCGTAGTCCGCTGAAGATTGAGGACGTTATTCCCAACGATGCTCTCAGGAAAGAGATCTTGACCTGGAAGGCAGAGCTACTGGCGAAGAAGAGAGCTGAGCGTACCGCCGCGTCGGCCGCAGCGGCCGCAGCCGAGCCCATGGAGACGTCGTAG
- a CDS encoding GTP-binding protein Rho1, giving the protein MAEIRRKLVIVGDGACGKTCLLIVFSKGTFPEVYVPTVFENYVADVEVDGKHVELALWDTAGQEDYDRLRPLSYPDSHVILICFAIDSPDSLDNVQEKWISEVLHFCQGLPIILVGCKKDLRFDQKTIEELHKTSQKPVTPEQAEDVRKKIGAQKYLECSAKTNEGVREVFEHATRAALLTRKEKKKSKCTVL; this is encoded by the exons ATGGCCGAGATCCGTCGCAAGCTCGTGATTGTCGGTGACGGCGCCTGCGGAAAGACCTGTCTGCTCAT TGTCTTCTCCAAGGGCACCTTCCCTGAG GTCTACGTCCCCACTGTCTTCGAAAACTACGTCGCCGACGTCGAGGTCGATGGCAAGCACGTCGAGCTCGCCCTCTGGGATACCGCCGGCCAGGAAGATTACGACCGTCTCCGCCCTCTTTCATACCCAGACTCCCACGTCATCCTGATCTGCTTTGCCATCGACTCGCCCGATTCGCTCGACAACGTACAGGAGAAG TGGATCTCCGAGGTTCTGCACTTCTGCCAGGGCTTGCCCATCATCCTTGTCGGCTGCAAGAAGGATCTGCGCTTCGACCAGAAGACTATTGAAGAGCTGCACAAGACCTCCCAGAAGCCTGTAACTCCCGAGCAG GCTGAGGACGTCCGCAAGAAGATCGGCGCCCAGAAGTACCTTGAGTGCTCGGCAAAGACCAACGAGGGTGTCCGGGAGGTATTCGAGCACGCCACACGAGCTGCCCTGCTCACCcggaaagagaagaagaagtccAAGTGCACAGTCTTGTAG